The Streptomyces sp. B3I8 nucleotide sequence AGCGCTTTCTCGACGAGGTCGCCGAGGCCGGCTACTCCTGGATCGAGCTGGGCCCCTACGGCTATCTGCCCACCGACCCGGCCCGCCTCACCGAGGAGGTGGACCGGCGGAACCTGAAGGTCTCCGCCGGCACCATCTTCTGCGGACTGCACCGGGGTCCCGCCGAGTGGGACGCCACCTGGGAGCAGGTGAGCCGGGTCGCCGCTCTCACCCGGGACATGGGCGCCGGGCACCTCGTCGTCATCCCGTCCTTCTGGCGCGACGACAAGACCGCCGAGATCCTGGAACCCGCCGAACTCACCGCCGAGCAGTGGGCCCACCTCACCCGGGGCATGGAACGCCTCGGCCGGGAGGTCAGGGAGACCTACGGCCTCGACATCGTCATCCACCCGCACGCCGACACCCACCTGGACACCGAGGAGCACGTCGCACGCTTCCTCGACGCCACCGACCCCGCGCTGGTCAGCCTGTGCCTGGACACCGGGCACTACGCCTACTGCGGCGGCGACAGCGTCAAGCTGATCGAGACGTACGGCGAGCGCATCGGCTATCTGCACCTCAAGCAGGTCGACCCGGACATCCTCGCGGACGTGGTCGCGGGCGGGGTGCCGTTCGGGCCGGCGGTGGCCCGCGGGGTGATGTGCGAGCCGCCGGGGGGCGTGCCGGAGCTGGGGCCGGTGCTCGCGGCCGCGCAGAAGCTCGACGTGGACCTGTTCGCCATCGTCGAGCAGGACATGTATCCCTGCGCGCCCGACAAACCGCTGCCGATCGCGGTGCGGACGCGGAGGTTCCTGCGGTCCTGCGGGGCGTGAGGGCGTGAGCGGGGCCGTGGGCCGGGTCGGCCGGTCAGGCGTGGCGGCCGCCCGGGCCCATCGGTTCGTCGAACGCGTGGGTGTCGCCGCCCCTGCCGTAACCGCGGCTGCGGCGGTGACGGCGGCGGCCGCGGTGGGCGCCGTTCAGCGCGGTGGCCATGCCGATGCTGAACAGCAGGGCGAGGGCGAGGCCGGCGCAGAAGAGGGCCAGGGCGTTCATCGTGGCGATGTGGTTGCCCAGCACGGAGACGGAGTACTCGGGGCCGCCCCCGAGGTTGTCGGCGATGGCGAGGCCGGTGAAGGCCGCCGTGGCCGCGAGCAGGAGCAGTCCGAGGACCAGCATGCGGGTCATCCCCTCGAAACGGGTGGTATGTCGGGTTCGCTTCGATTGTTTCGCTTCGGTTCTTTGTGTCGAGTACCCCGGTGTGGGGTTTTCGCCCCCGCCGCCCCTGCCCTTCCCGTCTCCGGGGGCTCCGCCCCCGGATCCCCCGAAGGATCGCGCGGTTCCCCGCGAGCAACCACCCGCCCGCCCGCACGTCCGGGGTCCAAGGGGCGGCACCCCTCGAGGGACGGGAAGGGCAGGGGCGGAAGGTGAAGGAAACTCACGCCGTCACGTAGTGGTGCGCGTCCGCGCCGCGCCACTTGACCCACGCCGGGTCGTCCAGCAGATCCTCCGCGTCCGGCAGCCCCGCCCGCCCCAGGAACTCCAGCAGGTCCTCGTCGGAGAACGCCACCCCCAGACTCTCCCCACGCGCGGTCACGCGCCGGCCCCCCGAACCCAGCGGGGGGTGAACTATCACAGGTGCACGCCCGGACATGTCTCCAGCATGGTCCCGCCGGAGACACCCCGCATCCCCGCGGCCGCACGCACCCCCGTTTCCGTCATCATGGGGTGGGCCGGCGGGGCCCCGCGGCGGACCCCGCCGCCGCCCGCACAAGCTCGGCAGCGACGGAAGGCAGCAGCACCATGGCGCAGGAAGTACGCGGCGTGATCGCACCCGGCAAGGACGAACCCGTCCGCATCGAGACGATCGTCGTGCCG carries:
- a CDS encoding sugar phosphate isomerase/epimerase → MTGSASPAPALDRIRVGSAPDSWGVWFPDDPRQVPWQRFLDEVAEAGYSWIELGPYGYLPTDPARLTEEVDRRNLKVSAGTIFCGLHRGPAEWDATWEQVSRVAALTRDMGAGHLVVIPSFWRDDKTAEILEPAELTAEQWAHLTRGMERLGREVRETYGLDIVIHPHADTHLDTEEHVARFLDATDPALVSLCLDTGHYAYCGGDSVKLIETYGERIGYLHLKQVDPDILADVVAGGVPFGPAVARGVMCEPPGGVPELGPVLAAAQKLDVDLFAIVEQDMYPCAPDKPLPIAVRTRRFLRSCGA